A stretch of DNA from Trichoplusia ni isolate ovarian cell line Hi5 chromosome 9, tn1, whole genome shotgun sequence:
TAGTAAATCTAAGTTACTAAGTTAGCTCTAAGTTACCTCTTCAGGTTTCCAAGTCATGAAAGCAATATTATTAGGCGTCTCTATGAAGCCAACCCTCTCAAGGGAGAAAGGAgttgttaaatttaacttatATATAAATATCGTGCTGTCCTGTCCACACGTTACAAGTAATGTGCGTTGCcggtttattgttatttgatttattgctTTCGAATGTGGTTTCAGCATCTGAAAAAAATGGTACATAACCTTTTACGATAATTTCCATATATCACAAATTACTGGTGTCACCTAATGTATATTCTATGTCTATGTTAGCTGTGCATCAGCATTCGTAGATAGATCTGCTTAGTAAATGTGTATGGATGAAAATACGTTTAGTAAATCTGCTTACCGATATCATATCAATTACATCAGCATTAATAGAATCTTCGCTGTGTATGGTCAGGGCAGAATGGACTCGGATGTCGATCATGGTCGCCTGAGCCAGGAGGCGATCGGGATACAGCAGTAAAGTTCGCATGATACCATCCGCAAAACCCAGTATTATTATGCGAGAAGTTTCATCTACCtgtgtaaattataatagtttgaCTCCAGTCAAACAATTCCAGGGTAAAAGTAGAGTTGCACAACATGAAGCatcaatgtttattatttaattctcaGAAAGCGCTGCGAAGCGGAtcataatagtaaaaaaaaatactcctgCTTCGCCATTTTGGAACTgagcgtgttttgtttttcttttgagtGTGTTCTTTCGTTgtgttatgtatatttatactaTAACGAGAATAACGAGAATAACTTACTTCCGGAGGTGGATATAATAAACAAGTCACAGCTGTCGGGAAGACATATCGTGCTAGAAGAGCGTGTGTGTTAGTATTGTAAGCATGTAAGGCGCCGTCGACTCCGGTCGTTATCAGAATGGGGTGTGTCCTCATGGCCACCATAGCGACAATGCCCCCAGCATGACACGTCACCACTTTACGATGATTGCACTCTATTTTATCGATATCCAGTTCAACAACCCATATGCCTCCGTTACCGTCCTTGAAAGTAACATGAGTATAAACAGTCAGTTTTCTAAAAATCGATGTGTCTAGACGAAAGAGTTTTGTTATTGTACTCACTTGGGTGTACCAGAACATATCCTTTTGATGTTTGAGGCACATAATCTGGCAACCTGGCACCTAAAAATCACATGAAactagaataatgtttttttttaattgcagagaaattacttcatattttttatttaaacgccTTTTTTTTCTCCCTTACACAAGTCTCGGCAACAGGGTTCAGTTCAACGAAAGGGTCGTCTTCGGGTGGGTCGGCCTGGTCCACAGAATCCCAGTACCATGAGCGTACGCATCCGTCTCGGGCTATCGTTGTCACCTCATCTCCAGCCGGACTTAGCATGAATTGAATCTGATGATGGTGACGTAGTATAAATAAAGGAGTCACagatgtataatttttaaagtttaacttGAACAGAGCAGATGTGCAAACAAATAACTTACAATGGGAGCGCTGTGACACACTTTCCTTCCTTTTTGCGTAACTTCTAGTTTGACAAGTCCAGCTTCCCATACCAAAATATTACCCCACTCACATCCCGAAAGTACCtgaaatgtagaaaaaaaaaccattttgtatgtattatgttaggtacttttaaaactaatagatAGAACCTACTTTTTCGTCGGGCATCGGGTAAACGCCAAGTACGTCGCAGATTTCTGTTTTTCCGAATCGGCCCAATTCGCCTTTCAGCTTAAGCCCAGTGAAAGTCTGAGCcattttccaaaattttataTGAGCAGCGCctaaaaatgtaggaataatattacttacttacgTACAATAATGTACCACGAATTTTGGCTTATCGGATCTCGGATCGCATAGCGTTTCAACGCTGCTGAATCATTAGATATAGAGACAAAATATGAGatataatgattttttcttatacCTGCAGTAGTGAGTTGGCCTTCACAGTAAGGTGAAAACATGACCGTGTTAACATCATATGTGAAAGCGCTAGTTCGCAGAAGGATCTTGTGACGCTTCCAGTTCCAAATTGTTAGATTGTAATCTGGATCCCTACCCACTGACGCTAACAATTCGCCGTCAGGACTGCaaaggcaaatattttttttttcagaagaaTAAATGAGATGATGAATGCGACGATTTTTagtttattcatatatttttgatagtGAGAGAACAATTGAAATACCTGAAATCGAGGATAGAATATGCGTTCGTAGTGCCGTCACGAAGAACAGCATCTATTTCCATTTGTGGCCAtgtgtacaatattattattggcGCTATATCGCCTTCTCTGTCTTCTGCTATTGCTATGCGGTAGTTTGGATCTTTTCTGTAggactacaatattttttgataaacaaatgttaatacGACAATAATAATCAACAAATCTAAGAACTGTAACACTAGTAATATTgttgaaagttttatttacagCAATGCTTCCAACAGATCCGCCAGTACTGCTACGTCGAAACCATATTTGTCTGGTATTGACATCCAGAAAAGAGATGATGCTGCCGGCTGCCCAGCACACAACCAGGTCGTCACAAGCGCAGAGATTGAAATACTTGTGGCAGTTATAGCCGTACGAAAACCTGAACGTTGGTCAAGGTAATAAGCAACTTGTAAATGTGCAATAATAAAGATGGCATTCTTCGTAGTCATTAATGACTTTTTTATTCTTAGATAGTAATAAGTAATCTTGATGCATTAGGcagctagtttattttttactgtactTAAAAAAGGAAGAGATTCTCAATTGGACCAAAAATCAAgtagatattgtttttatagaatGCGAAGCAGTTATATTTATGCTAACGGCAACattcattgttttcttttagaGCAAAAGGATACTCGAAATCAAACATGTCTTCTGGTATCGTTGAATGCGGCGATGTGACTGCTCCCGATATGAAATCATCAGGATCGTATTCTGATAGAATAGATTCTTCTTCGACATGTTCCCCTTCTGCATCCTCGGGGATATCCTCGAGCCCTCTCTGGTCTGGCTCAGCATTTTGATTGcctttgaaataatataaacgaaAATGCctaaattagataaatattaaagagaGTGGAAGACTCTTATACTTACTACGTTTGTACTAGGGATGTTACGGAAGTGGTTTATCGGAACCGGAGTcggagtttttaaattttggatttCGGAGACGGAACCGGAATCGGACGCGGACTCGGAATCGCAGGCGAAGTCGAAGGCTgtgctatatttttattttttatttctagttttatgaaTTCTTCGTATTCAGTAGAATGGGAGTTCTCCGGGCGACATGCATACACCTGTTCGTGCACGTTGACCGCAGCCGCCTACTATTTGCTATGATTCGACCTCCGTTTAAAACCTAGGATTAAAAAGGATCGAAACCGACTCTGAACCAGAAGTGTAAGATCAATCGGAAGTTCCGATGTATCGGAATCGGAGTCGAAGCTCCGTAGCAAGAGTTTGAGCCCAGTAGTATTAAGTGCATATGAAATGTTAAGAAAAGCCTGCCTGCCTTTTAAGGTACTTTTGAAAGTTTAATATGTAATACCCCATATTAATGACAACATAGCCGATTTCAGCCACAACGTCCACTATACACCTTAGGTTGACGACGCTTCTGCCCCAAAAGCCCCATTTAAACACTATGGCGGTCGTGCATATGAAACTACAAGACGTTTTTGAGGAATATAATAGGTATGTTATATCTATATCGGAAGTCATATATATCTGACTTACACAACTTGCAAGAATACTACTGTCACTTACATTTATGTTCCTACATGCTACAGAGGAATGGGACTGAGTAGATACTAATACCAACAGAATTTTACGCAACTGTATGACGATTTACACGACTGGTTGAGCATGcgtcgatcacacaaacacCTGCTATTTCCTTTTTGGATGTCTTAGAAGTTCATAGTAAGACTGGCACTCTATAGACACAGTTTGTAGAAGGAATTTGAGTGGcgtgtcatttattttaatgttattctaTTGAAATGTACCTTCATCTTGGTCATCTCCGTCAAAATCTGGGTCGTCGTCAGCCATGCCTAGTTACTTTACACcttgttcttaattaaaattaatttaattactacaGTTATCGTAACTATAGTTTTGCTGCTTTGTCAAATAACAAGATTCCGTTGCCAAGTAACGATGACCTAGTCTTTTTTCTCGATTTTCGAATGATAGGCCTAGAATATTTGACGAAGATAGGATGCAGCTTTTCAGAATTTTAGCCCAATAAAATTCCACAATAGCACTAAGCAAGTTGCATACAATATTCATACGATTAAGAACTACCAatgtaacaaaacaacattacaaAGCTGCAGTTACCTGTATGAtatgatttaaatatatctttatgtaaattacattactaagtaataaaagtaaaaaaataatattgaatttaatgttaaactaatttatctcttaaaaataaaaagtcatattaataaatcattgatGTATTGGTAGCCCCTCATAAATGTCAAAACAGTCGCTTGCCGCCACGCATTTCCACTTAAGCATAACATGAATCTTTTTTCTCACTTACACATAAGAATATTGCATATTGCTGTCCCGCTGTCAGATAGTTTATCACAGTttatctttcaaaatatttttctcgtcATTTGACATTTCGACAACAGGTATTTATTTGGACTATGAACTTTGTTTTGGATatattggaaaaaatattttgtgtacttatttgacaaaaaaataataaaatggcaCAACCTCATCGAAGGGCTGTTTTAAATCTTTACAAAACGGTATGTATTATAACTTATGTAATGTATTACATTGAAAATATGCATTCTATGTCTATTTTAATGATAAGACGATTTGTAAATAGCGacaaattaattcataataatatttctttattttagttattgtaTTTGGGTCGAGACTGGCCTCAAGGTTACGACCTGTTTCGGAAACGATTGCACAAAGTATTCGTGAAGAACAGCGAAGAATCAAATCCGGAGAAAGTTAAGATCATGATAAAGCACGGTGAATTTGTTATTAAAGAAATAGAGGCTCTATACAAACTGAAGAAATACAGGGCTATGAAAAGAAGGTACTATGATGAAAGTTAAATAGgtatgttattttagttttggaaCAAAATGACAACCTAATCAGTAAAacgtatttgtaatttttttggtGCATTGATATACTGTTTATCACTGTTGAGACCTTGTAAAGTAagtatgtaaatatatgtatatttagataAAGAAATGATAGCAATATTATCAATAGTAGATCATAAACATTTGCTTTTGTAAGATTGTGTAGTATAAAGTCATTTCTCTAttttaacattgtatgtatatgttgatgttttcttttgtattgtttttcaagTCAATTATATACAAAgcaaggtttaaaataaaacaaaacatctatgtaattatgtattatagacatttttatagtttacataaTTCATTACTATTATAAACTctagtaaaaattatattgtgttacaataaaattaaatatctaatatttctaaacaaaatgttaataaaccTTTAACATAACAATGAgacaatgattttttatttaagtggcAAGTGATATGATAATTTATATCAATCCATTTCTGAGATAGGTATATACATTATATCTATGATAACAATTTTGTGTCAACAAAATTACaagtaaatgttatatttagttGGTGCAAGAGATGGGCATGATACAGATAAACCCTGCATTTTATGTGAATATCTGAACTACGAAACAATGATTATAACATTGGTTACATTTTTACGATTCTAAGTTTAGCAAAGGAGTTTGTAACAAACAGCAATGATTACAACAGCCCAACACATCAACACTTTGTATGATACAAGCTAACTATCCAATGATATAACATTTTACACTTAAagtgtgattaaaatttatattttactcaaataaacGGCTTCAcaagttcttaaaataataatggatCTGAGTgatagtatttttgtattaaatacttctttctGGGTGGTTTTGCAGTTCAGttgtagatttttatattgaaacacCAACTTGACTATAAGGTGCAATTTAGTATGTTTGCACTCTGTGGTTTTATCCACATTATTAGGAAATTAGCTTGTTTCCAATCCCAAAGATTAGGTCATGTGTTTTATTGGGATGTATTTGACTGAAAACGTTCAGTAGGCAGATCACCTACAGATTATTATACCATGTTAATAAGATACCAGAAAGACTTGGTTAGTATGATGACCAGTGAGAAATCGCTACAGCTTAATAGATATGAATCTTTGTATATAGTTTTGACTTTTCTTATATTACATTCTAGCGATTATTCACATATTTCGTGGCGTTTGttcttaatattacaaaatgttaataaatagcATTTGAAATATCTATATTGTCAATTCTACCGAGGCTTGACCGTTTGATCGGCACGGTCGGGGATTATAAAGTACTTGAGTGGAGAGCAACAGATTCACTACAGCATAATGTTAGTAGGTTTCTTTGTccaaagtgtttatttaattattattaatatctttaaGAGTAAGAttgctgaaataaaaatgttcttcaTAAGAGAGGTCAGAACATTTAAATTTAGCGAGCTACAGATACAACTTCAACCCTAACTGACAATGAATCTGTTGCATTTTGCTATAATAACttctatattatattaacataattatatttattgttaaatacagTACTTGAACCACAAGTCTATTCCTACTTGTTTCGTGTTGGTGCACTTCTAAATTTACTTGAAGCCCGACTCCATTATCCCTATAGGTACAtagatatacataatatatgtgatCGTGGAATTTAACATGTGATTACATTATATACACAATAACACATAGGTTTGAGATCAACAACAGTCAAGCTTTAGCTAAGTACGTAGGTATAAATAGGTACTCGATACGCGTTAGGTGTTGAGATTGATTAAATATCCACCTAACAGTAGAATAGCGGTGGCAAGACCGCGGTAGTAATGGCTTAGCCAGGGCCCGCTTGAGTGGGCTGTCAAGTGAGTTTTGTTTGAGAACCCCTGCCCTGGCCACCAAGACCACCATgtataatgataaaatacttGTGACGGGATAAACCCTTCTAGACGAACCACTTAGACGATACGAACAGCAGTCTAATCACGATTTAATATTATCGTAAAGAACTTTTAAACGATTTGGAActatttaacaatataatttttaaagtatatgtatttttatttgtaggtagtCTTATACGTTTGACTAGTTTCGATGATACCACGTATATTGAGTGTCCATATcgtatctataaataaataaaattgttataaacctaaactataatattttatcatagtATACGTAACTTAAAAACTCATAGAATAATCGATGGACACCAGAcatcaaaagattttaattagtAGAATGTCatgccttaaaataataatgtttaggTACCTATACAATAGGCCTAGAGTTCCTCGCAAGAAGAGAATAACAGTTGCCCGACAAAGTATAATCTGTAGTACCTATCACAAGAAACTAATTATCTAAACATAAATAAGGAAAAGTCGATCCATTCTCTTCTCTCGAGGAACagtattatcataataataaaggGGTATCAATACTATAACACTTATATGATAGTAAAATagaatgtaataaatttaacagGATACAACTTATTTACACAGCTTTTTGTAAtaggttttaaatgaaatatattttcgattACACGTATGTATGTACACATAGGTACTTTAAGAGAACGCTTTTGTTAACAAAGCACACATATTAAAAccaagctgttttttttattatcttagcgagaatttaaaaataaatttttattcgACGCTAAGGAAGTAGAAGTTGCAAAGGAATTCTAACATTATTCCTACTGTCCTCACAACTTACATATTGCTAAATCAACCTTCTTACAATTTAGCAAGATACGAGTATTAGTTAGTCGAGATGAAAGAACAAGACTTAATAGAACGATAGATTTTGGGCTAATTCACTTGCTATGCAAAGAATTCTTCTACCTATCCAACTTATATGTTTGCAGCTACTTTCTCCGattgaaagttttaatataataacgcTTTTACAGGTGACAACGTTTCAATAACGTTAGATACATATAACTTAAGAAAAAATGCCTTAATAAGGAAAAGGATAGGCATATGTACGTAAATGCTTAATAGAACAGCAATTATAACTGATTAGGGTTTTTTAGTTCAACGATAAGTTACGTAGAGTGGATCCAACgccaaatttgtttaaatagaaCATATTAGCAAACTTCTTAATTAAcgtaggtataaataatataagtcgCTTATTCTTCACACTCGTACTTCCAGGTTTGTAATTTCTGCTTCTCATACTGAAAATAATCAACCATTACTACCATTATTATGTTAGAGAATCAATAGACTTGCTTTTGTTTCTGAAAGGCCTATTTTTATCGATACTGCATATGTCTGTCCTAAcatcttttatgtttattaaactgTAATCAAGTCTTCTTAAAACAATCTCATTAAATTCAATGAAACACTTTCCCATTCAAAAGTCAATTAAGAAAATTAGCTGCTACCCACTTGTCAGTTATAATGTAATAAGTAGCCAGTAACACACGTACCTCAGTACAAGATTTAATCCTTCTTCTCTCCATCATCGGGGTCCTTCAGGGTGTGCCACTGCGCAATCGGGCGCCGCGGGCTAGCCAGCATGTCGGACCAGTGACGTAGCTCGGTTCCTGACGCGTTGTATCCCAGCACTACCTTGCCGATTGGTTCAGACGTACCGATGCGATCGTAGTCCACGACGGTGATCACTAGGTTCACTTTCTGCAGTGATTCAGAtcaatgaaatattgttttatgccTCTATTGATAACGAGAGCTGATTATAATTGCAGAACCCGTAGACAAATGACAGTTTTACTAGCGTTAGTTCAAATTTTGCTAGAGAAGATGCGCTACTTCAATTTAATCATGAATGAATCCAATGATTCCGACTCTACTAGTATTGTGTAGTTTCAGGGTggatttataaaatcaattattcgCGGTACGGaaaatttccataaaattttcGGTTTAGATGCGCTTTGGTGTATAATACGAATAGTTTTTCGTAGCATTCGTGGTAAAACCTCCAATTACACTgggttgtcttttgttttttgagttcaaaatttaataagctCTCGTGAAGCAGTTTACACTAACGTAAAGCGACTATGAATGAATGAAGTTTTTGCTAAATAAGTGTAAGtataaatgattaataaaaaggcaaatagttttattaatttagatagaGCCTGATAGGTTCGAAGTTAAGAAATTGTAGAGTAGTTACTCTGTTTGTTTTCTctgaaatatcaattttataaataaatatttattatagtttcaaATGATAATCTACATGCTTATTTCTTGCGATTAAATTTGCTAAAAAAGTTTGaaattttaagaaaagtttatttaattattaagttcattttatagtttgcttaataatttaaaaatctgagaaaaaatatgttgaataaaatgtaagtgaGACACACAATGAGGCTTGACAGACAAGTACACGCATAACAAGATATCTAAAAGCACAATATCGATAAGAAAATGCGACTACTGTAGCAAATATTGAACAAGAGCATAAATAGAAACAGCGACAGGTCGATACATACCtcacattaaataaatcaacgcAATAAGGGATAAAGCATTCATTCGgattcagaaaatataaaatttggaaTAATGAAAACATATAAGAATGCAGAAGAAGAACGAGGGACTGGATTCCTTAAACCATAAGTAATTACAGTTTGAAGTAACCAAATTGCAATGCAGTCACGAGGGGAGATCGCTAACACCACTCAGGTATAAGGAGTTGGGGACCATATCAATGAAagtcaattaaattatatcccCTGAAAAGAATGAAACCttcatttgaaacaaaaacaaaagttacgAATGAAGGTCGACACCTTAATATAAcggaaatataacaaaattgacTTCGCGTAAAAAAGGAAAAGTCGGAGGTGGGGCGTAAATGAGGGTAGAGACAGATGAAAGAATGATAAAGGAAACACAAATTCTATCCTAAGGATGCTACACATAAACTAGCTAGACAACATCTATGGAAACAAATGAACAGAAGGACATACCaaacaataaacacaaatacTACGAACAGTTAACAGGTTACTACCAACAAATCATTACGTGGTCATCATATTGTTTTGAGTAATTCTTTACGTTTTGTGTTATGCCAGTAACAAGAGAAGGCATagcattgaaattaaaacaaataaaacagcaGATAAAATGATACAACACAAATATGTCATGTTTGGGAAGGAACGGGTTTGGATGCAAGTGGTGTACATAATTCATATATCCACAACAATTAGTACACAACATCAAATCGTGCACAGTAAAgacaatttgaatgaaaaatacatagttTTCAATATGTGATAGTATTGGTGATATAGTTTTGGAGTa
This window harbors:
- the LOC113497242 gene encoding electron transfer flavoprotein regulatory factor 1, coding for MAQPHRRAVLNLYKTLLYLGRDWPQGYDLFRKRLHKVFVKNSEESNPEKVKIMIKHGEFVIKEIEALYKLKKYRAMKRRYYDES